A section of the Lepeophtheirus salmonis unplaced genomic scaffold, UVic_Lsal_1.4 unplaced_contig_2819_pilon, whole genome shotgun sequence genome encodes:
- the LOC121131206 gene encoding uncharacterized protein gives MVHTTRVLEKARDLTNRKNGRRSLTEKDVHFKEHIPLVLNNFVKGGGTKDMGFACAKDLLSVVGCLQKYDMNQNMCSQEIARFNTCNAKMARDRAALKESRSNSKVPSGQYTKLTGNEMNTYFKQFPQSPRNGPRFIPPCS, from the exons ATGGTTCATACAACTCGTGTATTGGAGAAGGCTCGTGACTTGACGAATCGAAAGAATGGCCGTCGTTCCCTGACTGAAAAGGATGTTCATTTTAAAGAACATATCCCTTTAGTTCTCAATAACTTTGTGAAAGGAGGAGGGACCAAGGATATGGGATTTGCATGTGCCAAGGATCTCCTCTCCGTTGTGGGATGTTTGCAAAAGTATGatatgaatcaaaatatgtGCTCTCAGGAAATTGCTAG ATTCAATACGTGTAATGCGAAAATGGCAAGGGATCGCGCTGCCTTGAAAGAGAGTCGATCCAATTCAAAAGTCCCATCGGGGCAATACACTAAACTTACTGGAAATGAaatgaatacttattttaaacaGTTTCCTCAAAGCCCCAGAAATGGTCCTCGATTCATACCTCCTTGTAGTTAA